In Treponema primitia ZAS-2, a genomic segment contains:
- a CDS encoding PP2C family serine/threonine-protein phosphatase, whose amino-acid sequence MMMYQAFSCSVIGASHAKSGKPCQDYSLHYADKNVVIAVVADGHGSAAHFRSDRGARIACECAVKFIAAFAEKYGGNLGESELPELARNIASEWDKRVAGDWEKDPPVGLSEEQAAGDSEEPEKSKNPKDILNPRDPPDSRNPREAYGSTLIAAGVSRSGWFGLQIGDGKCAVRYADGDFLQPIPWDEKCFLNVTTSLCDTDPGSEFRYYASRKIPAALFIGTDGVDNSYPVHENEKHLNGLYSIIEDNFSKEGFKKGLMELCDFLPVLTQKGSGDDVSIAGIVRVNP is encoded by the coding sequence ATGATGATGTACCAGGCTTTTAGCTGTTCGGTCATAGGGGCAAGCCATGCAAAAAGCGGCAAACCTTGCCAGGATTATTCGCTGCATTATGCGGACAAAAATGTGGTTATCGCCGTTGTCGCCGATGGGCACGGAAGCGCCGCGCATTTTCGCAGCGACCGGGGCGCCCGTATCGCCTGCGAATGCGCAGTTAAGTTCATAGCCGCGTTTGCGGAAAAATACGGAGGGAATTTAGGCGAATCGGAATTGCCGGAGCTGGCACGGAACATCGCTTCTGAATGGGACAAACGGGTTGCCGGGGATTGGGAAAAAGATCCGCCCGTAGGGCTGAGTGAAGAACAGGCGGCAGGGGATTCAGAGGAGCCCGAAAAATCTAAGAACCCCAAGGATATTCTGAATCCCCGGGACCCTCCGGATAGCCGAAACCCACGGGAGGCCTACGGATCAACGCTTATTGCAGCGGGGGTAAGCCGCAGCGGCTGGTTCGGCCTGCAAATCGGGGATGGTAAATGCGCGGTCCGTTACGCTGATGGCGATTTTTTGCAGCCCATTCCCTGGGACGAAAAATGCTTTCTCAATGTAACGACTTCCCTGTGCGATACTGATCCGGGTTCGGAATTCCGGTATTATGCAAGCCGCAAAATTCCTGCCGCGCTGTTTATTGGTACTGACGGTGTGGATAATTCGTATCCGGTTCATGAAAACGAAAAACATCTGAACGGGTTATACAGCATTATTGAGGATAATTTTTCTAAGGAAGGTTTTAAAAAAGGATTAATGGAGCTATGCGATTTTTTGCCTGTTCTTACACAAAAAGGCAGCGGTGATGATGTGTCGATTGCCGGTATAGTGAGGGTAAACCCCTAA
- a CDS encoding DNA ligase, translating into MPDLKRNTLETAITQLQSCLQDLSETSSETCLETDLLYYEGERGFSAMCDTLGGKLSTKTFLKNPQGYYPPVIVLFSAGSSDSGNFAETESALVKLHANNWWKAADISAVAIGKACNRDFLGHWASNAELVLDANTPSCLERIVKSINAPRFSRVYNSVEDLTPPEMDKDRQVPSEYSQQAVDYKKNISKNFVPLNPSQIEDRLYGNEFFVTRKYDGLLTLLFWENNGGTGDGKLTIVNSSGKTLDSSLPCAAAAASCFSRSKIQSAIIAAELYADESGGRTRVTDALSALAEKGDHNHLRLAPFDIVSLDDVQWQGENYGQTHVQLGYIFTDTQFVYPVRHTVCHNKFEVQSIFTEWVEGEGSEGLVVRSGKTGLYKIKPRQTIDAAVVGFSEADGGGAVRSLLYALMKKEDGEADQYQIIGRTGNGLTTEQKKSLYSRLMAQKIPSNYVEVDSNHAAFHLVKPELVVELSVNDVLTENAAGLIRNPLLALQKSGLNKIGAAPGYSFVSAVIERFRDDKKVNPVDLRLSQIPVQTALSPTVMSLPTETAPSKVLFRRVYKKESSSMMVQKYVVWRTNKGGTPDYPSFVFSYTNFSAGRAEPLSIEVRISESEEQIMALCRRCIEKEVKTGWMQIG; encoded by the coding sequence ATGCCCGATCTTAAGAGGAACACCCTGGAAACTGCTATCACCCAACTGCAATCCTGCCTGCAAGACTTATCTGAGACCAGCAGCGAAACTTGCCTTGAAACAGATTTACTGTACTATGAAGGTGAGCGGGGATTTTCTGCAATGTGCGATACCCTGGGGGGCAAACTTTCCACAAAAACTTTTTTGAAAAACCCCCAGGGCTATTATCCGCCGGTGATCGTGCTTTTTTCTGCAGGAAGTTCCGATTCCGGCAACTTTGCCGAAACCGAATCGGCCCTGGTAAAACTCCACGCAAACAACTGGTGGAAAGCCGCCGATATTTCGGCGGTGGCAATAGGCAAGGCATGCAATCGTGATTTCCTCGGTCACTGGGCTAGCAATGCCGAACTGGTACTTGACGCGAACACCCCTTCGTGCCTGGAACGTATCGTAAAGTCGATTAACGCACCGCGCTTTTCCCGGGTTTATAATAGTGTTGAGGATTTAACGCCTCCTGAAATGGACAAAGACAGACAAGTGCCGTCTGAATATTCACAGCAGGCAGTAGATTACAAAAAGAATATATCGAAAAATTTTGTGCCCCTTAACCCTTCCCAAATAGAAGACAGGCTTTATGGGAACGAATTTTTTGTTACCAGGAAATATGATGGCCTCTTAACCCTGCTCTTTTGGGAAAATAACGGCGGAACAGGGGACGGAAAACTCACCATTGTTAATTCAAGCGGCAAAACCCTGGATTCCTCATTGCCCTGCGCCGCTGCGGCCGCATCTTGTTTTAGCAGGTCGAAAATACAGAGCGCTATAATTGCTGCGGAACTCTACGCCGATGAATCGGGCGGCAGAACAAGGGTGACGGACGCCTTGTCTGCACTGGCGGAAAAGGGCGATCACAACCACCTCCGGCTCGCCCCCTTTGATATTGTGTCTCTTGATGACGTTCAATGGCAGGGAGAAAACTACGGCCAAACCCATGTGCAACTGGGATACATCTTTACTGACACCCAATTCGTGTACCCTGTCAGGCATACGGTTTGCCATAACAAATTCGAAGTGCAAAGCATATTTACCGAATGGGTTGAAGGTGAAGGCAGCGAAGGGCTTGTGGTGCGATCCGGGAAAACCGGCCTTTACAAGATAAAACCCCGTCAAACCATAGACGCAGCAGTAGTAGGCTTTTCCGAGGCGGACGGCGGTGGCGCGGTACGAAGCCTACTCTATGCGCTTATGAAAAAAGAAGACGGCGAAGCGGATCAATATCAAATAATAGGGCGCACCGGGAACGGCTTGACAACGGAACAGAAGAAATCCCTTTACAGCCGCCTTATGGCGCAGAAAATTCCGTCAAATTATGTGGAAGTTGATTCAAATCATGCGGCGTTCCACCTTGTTAAACCTGAATTGGTAGTAGAACTGTCTGTCAATGATGTACTCACCGAAAATGCCGCAGGGCTAATCCGTAATCCCCTGCTTGCTTTACAGAAAAGCGGCCTGAACAAAATCGGCGCCGCCCCCGGCTATAGTTTTGTATCCGCAGTTATTGAGCGGTTCCGGGATGACAAGAAAGTAAACCCTGTTGATCTGCGCCTGTCCCAAATTCCGGTACAAACCGCGCTGTCCCCAACAGTTATGTCGTTGCCCACCGAAACTGCGCCCTCAAAAGTACTGTTCCGGCGGGTGTATAAAAAGGAATCATCCTCTATGATGGTACAAAAATATGTAGTATGGCGTACAAATAAAGGGGGAACGCCGGATTATCCATCCTTTGTTTTTTCGTATACCAATTTTAGCGCAGGCCGTGCAGAACCTCTGTCCATCGAGGTACGTATATCGGAAAGCGAAGAACAAATCATGGCTCTATGCCGGCGCTGTATCGAAAAAGAGGTAAAGACCGGATGGATGCAGATTGGGTAA
- a CDS encoding formate/nitrite transporter family protein produces the protein MEARSPAEILAYTSDAGVTKVRRNLFQELILAFLAGVFIAFASEGSNMAAFNLFADPNTYGLGKVLAGAVFGTGLMLVVLAGGELFTGNTLIAVAALDRKIKVRELLCNWLVVYIGNLIGSLFIAYMMKESGLFNSGANVLGGQTIKIAAYKTALPFHSAFFLGIMCNWLVCLAVWVSYGSKDLTGKILAIFFIICLFITSGFEHSVANMYYIPAGIWAKANPAWVEASHVAADALANLNWGTFFYKNLLPVTLGNIVGGAGMVGLLYWLSLKKKAA, from the coding sequence ATGGAAGCACGTTCACCTGCTGAAATCTTAGCGTACACCAGCGATGCCGGGGTCACCAAGGTCCGACGAAACCTGTTTCAGGAACTAATCCTGGCATTCCTGGCGGGAGTCTTTATTGCATTTGCCTCCGAGGGATCCAACATGGCTGCCTTCAACCTCTTTGCGGACCCGAACACCTACGGGCTTGGTAAAGTGTTGGCCGGCGCGGTGTTCGGTACCGGGCTGATGCTGGTGGTATTGGCCGGGGGCGAATTGTTTACCGGCAACACCCTGATCGCCGTGGCTGCCCTGGACCGGAAGATCAAGGTCCGGGAACTGTTGTGCAACTGGCTGGTGGTCTACATCGGCAACCTCATCGGGAGTCTGTTCATTGCCTACATGATGAAGGAATCCGGGCTCTTTAACAGCGGTGCCAATGTTCTTGGCGGCCAGACTATCAAGATCGCCGCATATAAGACGGCTCTGCCTTTCCACTCGGCATTTTTCTTAGGGATCATGTGTAACTGGCTGGTGTGTCTGGCTGTATGGGTTTCCTACGGCTCCAAAGACCTGACCGGCAAAATCCTGGCTATCTTTTTCATCATCTGTTTGTTCATCACTTCCGGGTTCGAGCACTCGGTAGCCAATATGTATTATATTCCTGCGGGTATCTGGGCAAAAGCGAACCCGGCCTGGGTGGAAGCTTCCCATGTAGCGGCAGATGCTTTGGCAAATCTTAACTGGGGAACTTTCTTTTACAAAAACCTCCTCCCGGTAACTCTGGGCAATATCGTAGGTGGCGCAGGCATGGTGGGCTTGCTGTACTGGCTGTCACTTAAAAAAAAGGCCGCCTGA
- the mtaB gene encoding tRNA (N(6)-L-threonylcarbamoyladenosine(37)-C(2))-methylthiotransferase MtaB: protein MPSILMPAGAWTVPGQPWPSAKFMVSVEIHTLGCKLNQLESESIAESFRREGFPVHAGDAAADEAAEAQGLPALALINTCTVTSKSEQKARRLIRKALKDHPQGCVIVTGCYAQVEAEAIAALETASPRRLFVVSGDNKSLLLDLPRQLRVTCNEVSHDASPDPLSPAELSRLLETCLKGNTAAAPEPSQPAASAAPGAAPEPPRSAAVPGTIPEPPRLAGVPWAVPDLPLPPAFRFNVKEFSFHSRPFLKIQDGCNHACSYCRVSIARGPSVSLDPETVLSRLRELEASGHGEAVLTGVNLNQYEANTGSQSTSLGDLLEYLLANTRTIAIRLSSLEPDCLTEPFLRVLAHDRIRPHFHLSVQSGSPLVLERMRRPYGPEAVESAIRRLRSLRDDPFLACDIITGFPGETPAEFEKTRELCQKADFAWIHAFPYSPRPGTPAYAFKDHIPEREAVSRVEALIALARQGRAAYISRQAGKTVDAIVEESPVTMESQGCTSFVSALSENYLHLKLPLEADQPPLSPGSVLRCRILEPAPPDTHFDAVALPKMPENSLSEP from the coding sequence ATGCCCAGTATTCTGATGCCCGCCGGGGCCTGGACCGTACCCGGGCAGCCATGGCCATCCGCTAAATTCATGGTATCCGTCGAAATCCACACCCTGGGCTGCAAGCTGAATCAGCTTGAAAGCGAATCCATCGCCGAATCCTTCCGCCGGGAGGGCTTCCCGGTCCACGCCGGGGATGCCGCTGCCGATGAAGCCGCCGAAGCCCAGGGTCTTCCCGCCCTAGCGCTGATCAACACCTGCACGGTTACCTCTAAGTCAGAGCAGAAAGCACGGCGCCTGATCCGAAAAGCCCTGAAGGATCACCCCCAGGGCTGTGTCATTGTCACCGGCTGCTATGCCCAGGTGGAGGCAGAAGCCATCGCCGCCCTGGAGACTGCATCTCCCCGGCGCCTCTTTGTGGTAAGCGGGGACAATAAGAGCCTTCTCCTGGACCTGCCCCGTCAATTGCGCGTAACTTGCAACGAAGTTTCCCACGACGCCTCGCCGGATCCTCTGTCCCCGGCGGAACTGTCCCGGCTTTTGGAAACTTGTCTAAAAGGGAATACTGCCGCCGCGCCGGAGCCGAGCCAGCCGGCGGCCAGCGCCGCCCCCGGAGCTGCGCCGGAGCCACCACGCTCAGCCGCTGTACCCGGCACCATCCCGGAGCCGCCGCGCCTTGCCGGCGTGCCCTGGGCCGTCCCGGATCTGCCCCTCCCGCCGGCCTTCCGGTTTAATGTAAAGGAGTTTTCGTTTCATTCCCGGCCCTTCCTGAAAATCCAGGACGGCTGTAATCACGCCTGTTCCTATTGCCGGGTTTCCATTGCCCGGGGCCCCAGCGTCAGCCTGGACCCGGAAACCGTCCTGTCCCGGCTCCGGGAACTGGAGGCTTCAGGCCATGGCGAAGCGGTACTCACCGGGGTAAACCTCAACCAGTACGAGGCGAATACAGGTTCCCAGAGTACAAGTCTGGGGGACTTGCTGGAGTACCTTCTGGCAAATACCCGGACCATCGCAATTCGCCTTTCCTCTCTTGAACCGGACTGTCTGACCGAGCCTTTTCTCCGGGTCCTGGCCCATGATCGCATACGTCCCCATTTTCACCTGTCGGTCCAGTCCGGCAGCCCCCTGGTCCTGGAGCGTATGCGCCGCCCCTACGGTCCGGAAGCCGTGGAAAGCGCCATCCGCCGCCTCCGGTCCCTGCGGGACGACCCCTTCCTGGCCTGCGACATCATCACAGGCTTTCCCGGAGAAACCCCCGCTGAATTTGAGAAAACCCGTGAACTTTGCCAAAAAGCCGACTTTGCCTGGATCCACGCCTTCCCCTATTCCCCCCGTCCCGGCACACCAGCCTACGCTTTCAAGGACCATATCCCCGAGCGGGAAGCGGTCAGCCGGGTGGAAGCCCTAATCGCCCTGGCCCGCCAAGGCCGCGCCGCCTACATCAGCCGCCAGGCCGGAAAAACCGTGGATGCCATTGTGGAGGAAAGCCCTGTCACTATGGAATCTCAAGGGTGTACTTCTTTTGTAAGCGCTTTATCAGAAAATTACTTACATTTGAAATTACCCCTGGAGGCGGATCAGCCGCCCCTTTCCCCGGGAAGCGTCCTTCGCTGCCGCATCCTGGAACCGGCGCCTCCGGATACCCACTTTGACGCGGTGGCGCTTCCAAAAATGCCGGAAAATTCCCTTTCAGAGCCTTGA
- a CDS encoding tetratricopeptide repeat protein, with protein sequence MLLFTAKTFAQTRPDALLEYRNRNYESAVSICKNEIAEYRNNLDAHVVICWSLISLGRYEEALNYARLGWDISRYDQRIVEILGEISYYQGRNADGLQYFQEYINLAPEGGRIDMVYYFIGEIYIRLGRFRHADIALSTAVHYMPGNAAWWTRLAYARENAGELQEAVYAYEQALALNAQYSDARRGLDRTRAAMAIR encoded by the coding sequence ATGCTCCTTTTTACGGCAAAGACCTTTGCCCAAACCCGTCCCGATGCCCTGCTTGAGTACCGTAACCGCAATTATGAAAGCGCCGTGAGCATCTGTAAAAATGAAATCGCCGAATACCGCAACAATCTGGATGCCCATGTGGTGATTTGCTGGAGCCTTATCAGCCTGGGCAGATACGAAGAAGCTCTGAACTATGCCCGGCTGGGCTGGGATATTAGCCGTTATGATCAGCGGATAGTGGAAATTTTGGGTGAAATAAGCTATTACCAGGGTCGGAATGCCGATGGGCTTCAGTATTTTCAGGAGTACATCAACCTTGCCCCCGAGGGGGGGCGTATCGATATGGTTTACTATTTTATTGGGGAGATTTACATTCGCCTGGGCCGCTTCCGCCACGCCGACATAGCCCTTTCCACGGCGGTCCACTATATGCCGGGAAACGCCGCCTGGTGGACCCGTCTGGCTTACGCCCGGGAAAACGCCGGGGAGCTTCAGGAGGCGGTCTACGCCTATGAACAGGCCCTGGCCCTGAATGCCCAGTATTCTGATGCCCGCCGGGGCCTGGACCGTACCCGGGCAGCCATGGCCATCCGCTAA
- a CDS encoding bactofilin family protein, giving the protein MTDVHNDSLEDEDFDTILSEDIHFSGTLSFEKPFLIRGKLSGEIEAHGLLVIDEGAVVEANINAPRVIIRGSVTGDITATEKVEVAVTGKLKGNVSAPEVFMETGCLFNGRCTMTERTNPENAE; this is encoded by the coding sequence ATGACCGATGTGCATAATGATAGCCTCGAAGATGAGGATTTTGATACAATTTTGTCCGAGGATATTCATTTTTCCGGCACCCTGAGTTTTGAGAAGCCTTTTCTCATCCGGGGGAAACTTTCCGGGGAGATAGAAGCCCATGGGCTCCTGGTTATTGATGAAGGGGCGGTGGTGGAAGCCAATATTAACGCCCCCAGGGTGATAATCAGAGGCTCTGTTACGGGGGATATCACGGCCACGGAAAAGGTAGAGGTCGCGGTAACCGGAAAATTGAAGGGTAATGTCAGCGCCCCGGAGGTTTTTATGGAAACCGGCTGCCTGTTTAATGGGCGCTGTACCATGACAGAACGGACTAACCCGGAAAATGCGGAATAA
- the pta gene encoding phosphate acetyltransferase, giving the protein MNFVNDMRQKAKTLQKRLVLAEGTEPRTIKAARIILDEKLAASVTLVGKESDIQAVAENEGVNLGGINIINPLVSPLAGKYAQEYYELRKHKGMTEEQAKKEMGHFLRWGAMMVHLGDADAMVAGAESATADVLRAGLAIIGTIPGSKTASSCFVVQTTDKAWGVDGTLIFSDCAVVPDPTADQLADIAISASQSCKEFLGVDAVIALLSFSTKGSGGDHPNVLKVREALEKVKAKAPALVIDGEIQADAALVPSVTDKKAPGSPIRGKVNTLVFPDLGSGNIGYKLVQRLGKGEAFGPFLQGFAKPISDLSRGASVEDIVVTSAVTLARAK; this is encoded by the coding sequence ATGAACTTTGTAAACGACATGCGCCAAAAGGCCAAGACCCTGCAAAAACGGCTGGTGCTGGCCGAGGGGACCGAGCCCCGGACTATCAAGGCTGCCCGGATCATTTTGGACGAAAAACTGGCCGCTTCGGTGACCCTGGTGGGCAAGGAATCGGACATTCAGGCAGTTGCCGAAAATGAAGGGGTCAATTTAGGGGGGATTAACATCATCAACCCCCTGGTTTCCCCCCTGGCGGGCAAATATGCCCAGGAATACTACGAACTGCGGAAACACAAGGGCATGACCGAGGAACAGGCCAAGAAAGAGATGGGCCACTTCCTGCGCTGGGGGGCCATGATGGTCCACCTGGGTGATGCAGACGCCATGGTAGCCGGCGCGGAAAGCGCCACCGCGGACGTGCTCCGGGCAGGGCTTGCCATTATCGGCACCATCCCGGGCTCCAAGACTGCCTCCTCCTGCTTTGTGGTGCAAACCACCGATAAAGCCTGGGGGGTTGACGGTACCCTGATCTTCTCGGACTGTGCGGTGGTCCCGGACCCCACGGCGGACCAGTTGGCTGATATCGCCATCAGCGCCTCCCAGTCTTGCAAGGAATTCCTCGGGGTTGACGCGGTGATAGCCCTGCTCTCCTTCTCAACCAAGGGTTCCGGCGGGGATCACCCCAATGTGCTCAAAGTGCGGGAAGCCCTGGAAAAGGTAAAGGCCAAAGCCCCGGCCCTGGTAATCGACGGTGAAATCCAGGCCGACGCAGCCCTGGTCCCCTCGGTGACCGACAAAAAAGCCCCGGGCAGCCCCATCCGCGGTAAGGTGAACACCCTGGTATTCCCCGATCTGGGCTCCGGCAACATCGGCTACAAACTGGTACAGCGCCTGGGCAAGGGCGAAGCCTTCGGCCCCTTCCTCCAGGGTTTCGCCAAACCCATCAGCGACCTTTCAAGGGGCGCCTCGGTGGAAGACATCGTGGTAACCTCGGCGGTTACATTGGCACGGGCGAAGTAA
- a CDS encoding FMN-binding protein, translating to MKKSTGALGVILVLLAALSGCASRFDKLQPLMPDLQGKADGAYRGSYKAFPVSVILDVEVKDTALTNITIIKHFNGRGSKAEKIIETVLAKQSVEVDTVSGATASSKVILKAIENALE from the coding sequence GTGAAAAAATCAACAGGAGCCCTGGGCGTGATTTTAGTTTTACTTGCTGCCCTTAGCGGATGCGCCAGCAGGTTTGATAAACTACAGCCCCTTATGCCGGATTTGCAGGGAAAAGCAGATGGCGCCTACAGGGGCAGCTATAAGGCGTTCCCGGTGTCGGTTATCCTGGACGTGGAAGTAAAGGATACCGCCCTGACAAACATAACCATTATAAAACATTTTAATGGCCGGGGAAGCAAAGCCGAAAAGATCATTGAGACGGTTTTAGCAAAACAAAGTGTGGAAGTTGACACTGTGAGCGGCGCTACCGCAAGCAGCAAAGTTATTTTGAAGGCCATAGAAAACGCATTGGAATAA
- a CDS encoding putative PEP-binding protein: protein MDSNSFFNPPGLTREGEGGATGAEQRSPQEELALILDRERRHSISKAEALRALSPHLLNELLRPALVPASLSSLPCWSGGLAGSAGAVVGKAYFSAAALLEERKRALQNGEDGRCILVLNAAFAGDVPAIEAAEGVLSAEGGYSAHASVLARQYGKPALTAPELRINGTGAVLGDLEFAQGDTITLNVPYSGPPSVYLGEGELIPRAVTDELSEYIALAKGMLKKFHVRANVETPREAALALALGAEGIGLCRTEHMFFAPERINLFRELILAISAEDRKLVLEKILPMQREDFTGILRIMAGKEVCIRLLDAPLHEFMPRTGEELESYSGYLRAGGKPSPSPGELRARIDALRESNPMLGHRGCRIAISYPEIYAMQARAIFEAAQALRKEGIESRLEIMVPLVMNPREFRLIAWGKKIEGDRFPGIADTEEAVHWEQNAEPIPYRIGAMIELPAAALGAGDIAGYAQFFSFGTNDLTQTALGLSRDDAVGFLPAYSRFDLLEGNPFSVLDERVKELIVLAVDRGRLTRPDLVCGLCGEQGADPAAIRFCMDTGIDYVSCSPYAVPAAILAAAQIATQFQLEKE, encoded by the coding sequence ATGGATTCAAATAGTTTTTTTAACCCCCCTGGGCTTACCCGGGAGGGGGAGGGCGGCGCCACTGGTGCGGAACAGCGTTCCCCCCAGGAGGAACTCGCCCTGATCCTGGACCGGGAAAGGCGGCACAGTATTAGTAAGGCCGAGGCGCTCAGGGCCCTGAGTCCCCATCTGCTCAATGAACTGCTCCGCCCGGCCCTGGTTCCCGCAAGCCTCAGCTCCCTTCCTTGCTGGAGCGGCGGCCTTGCCGGTTCAGCAGGGGCAGTGGTAGGCAAAGCCTATTTCAGCGCCGCCGCATTGTTGGAAGAGCGGAAGCGGGCCCTGCAAAACGGGGAAGACGGCAGGTGCATCCTGGTCCTGAACGCCGCCTTTGCCGGGGATGTGCCGGCCATTGAGGCCGCAGAGGGGGTGCTCAGCGCAGAAGGGGGCTACTCGGCCCATGCCTCGGTGCTGGCCCGTCAGTACGGCAAGCCGGCCCTGACCGCCCCGGAACTGCGGATCAACGGGACCGGAGCGGTTCTAGGGGATCTGGAATTCGCCCAGGGGGATACCATCACCCTGAACGTGCCCTATTCCGGCCCGCCTTCGGTGTACCTGGGCGAAGGGGAACTGATCCCCCGGGCTGTCACCGATGAGCTTTCGGAATACATAGCCCTGGCAAAGGGGATGCTAAAAAAGTTCCATGTCCGGGCCAATGTGGAAACCCCCCGGGAAGCCGCCCTGGCCCTGGCCCTGGGCGCCGAGGGCATCGGCCTTTGCCGCACCGAGCACATGTTCTTTGCCCCGGAACGGATCAACCTTTTCCGGGAACTCATCCTGGCTATTTCGGCGGAGGATCGGAAACTGGTTCTGGAAAAAATCCTCCCCATGCAGCGGGAGGATTTTACCGGCATACTCAGGATCATGGCCGGGAAGGAAGTGTGCATCAGGCTTCTTGACGCCCCGCTCCACGAATTTATGCCCCGCACCGGGGAAGAACTGGAATCCTACTCAGGGTACCTGCGGGCCGGAGGAAAACCCTCCCCTTCGCCCGGAGAACTCCGGGCCCGGATCGACGCGCTGCGGGAAAGCAACCCCATGTTGGGCCATAGGGGCTGCCGCATCGCCATAAGCTATCCGGAAATCTACGCCATGCAAGCCCGGGCAATTTTTGAAGCGGCCCAAGCCCTGCGGAAAGAGGGGATAGAATCCCGACTGGAAATCATGGTCCCCCTGGTGATGAACCCCCGGGAATTCAGACTCATCGCCTGGGGCAAAAAAATCGAGGGAGACCGTTTCCCCGGCATTGCGGACACTGAGGAAGCGGTACACTGGGAGCAAAATGCTGAACCTATCCCCTATAGAATCGGCGCTATGATCGAGCTGCCCGCAGCGGCCCTGGGAGCCGGGGACATTGCCGGATACGCGCAGTTTTTCAGCTTCGGTACCAACGACCTGACCCAAACCGCCCTGGGCCTTTCCCGTGACGATGCGGTCGGTTTTTTGCCCGCCTATTCCCGCTTCGATCTTTTGGAAGGCAACCCCTTTAGTGTGCTGGACGAAAGGGTAAAGGAACTCATCGTCCTGGCGGTGGATCGGGGCCGCCTTACACGCCCGGACCTGGTCTGCGGGCTCTGCGGTGAACAGGGCGCAGACCCGGCGGCGATTCGGTTTTGTATGGACACGGGGATAGATTATGTGTCATGCTCTCCATACGCGGTGCCCGCAGCCATACTGGCGGCAGCGCAAATTGCAACGCAGTTTCAGTTGGAAAAAGAATGA
- a CDS encoding DHH family phosphoesterase: MCQKIVDFINRNESFVLTTHDTPDADGIGAEIALAYVLKQLKKKVHIINASAVPEHFRFQDPRGISKVWDPEKHGDLPGKSVLIILDTSDEFHIGAMKDIIPRFQAFMVIDHHELNPHATMEGYIDPSAAATCQMVVEIATAFRITLDRESAVAAYAGLNYDSGSFAYSKTTARTFATAKTLVEAGVKPYEIYGELNESATTSSLLLQRQVMSTLELFCQGRVAVQILRKEDLNSTGARFEDAETFINIPLKSRDILVSILIKENSEGPVRCSLRSKGKVNVSKIAQQFSGGGHALAAGFRSDLNIEKTLEQVLGKVEAALELSEKPSAEKV, from the coding sequence ATGTGTCAAAAGATTGTGGATTTTATCAATAGAAATGAATCCTTCGTTCTCACCACCCATGACACCCCTGACGCGGACGGTATTGGGGCGGAAATTGCCCTGGCCTATGTTTTGAAGCAACTCAAGAAAAAGGTGCATATTATCAACGCTTCGGCGGTCCCTGAGCATTTCCGTTTTCAGGACCCCCGGGGTATAAGCAAAGTCTGGGACCCGGAAAAACACGGGGATTTACCCGGAAAATCGGTTCTAATCATCCTTGATACCTCTGACGAATTCCATATTGGAGCCATGAAGGATATCATCCCCCGCTTTCAGGCGTTTATGGTTATCGATCACCATGAATTGAACCCCCACGCAACCATGGAAGGGTACATCGATCCCAGCGCCGCCGCAACCTGCCAGATGGTCGTGGAAATCGCCACTGCCTTCCGTATTACTCTGGACAGGGAAAGCGCCGTGGCAGCCTATGCGGGGCTCAACTATGATTCGGGTTCCTTTGCCTATTCAAAAACCACGGCCCGTACCTTTGCGACAGCCAAGACACTGGTGGAAGCGGGGGTTAAACCCTATGAGATTTACGGGGAACTGAACGAAAGCGCCACCACCAGTTCTTTGCTCCTGCAAAGGCAGGTCATGTCCACCCTGGAGCTTTTTTGCCAGGGCAGGGTCGCGGTACAAATACTCAGAAAAGAGGACCTAAACTCCACGGGGGCCCGTTTTGAGGATGCGGAAACCTTCATCAATATTCCCCTAAAAAGCCGGGATATCCTGGTTTCCATTCTTATCAAAGAAAACAGCGAAGGGCCGGTCCGCTGTTCCCTGCGGTCAAAGGGAAAGGTGAACGTTTCTAAAATAGCCCAGCAGTTTTCCGGCGGGGGCCATGCCCTGGCAGCGGGGTTCCGCAGCGATCTGAATATCGAGAAAACCCTGGAACAGGTTCTGGGAAAGGTAGAAGCCGCACTGGAACTGTCAGAGAAACCGTCGGCAGAAAAAGTATGA